The following are encoded together in the Pleurocapsa sp. FMAR1 genome:
- a CDS encoding ATP-binding protein has protein sequence MYSSTDFNVWYQANQHYSFAAFDLVHNILQNFINQSKNDPDARSSNTDCDRSKLLNIASEMSFPPAFEQICQRFRLSEFEFYILVFCAAIELDSRFPGLCTKAHNDENYYYPTFGLALRALPNTHWSALTPGGVLRYWKLIDLGSGNSLLNKQLFIDERILHYLQGIPTIDPLLVGLTEPPSRCPNQLMSSHQSLADKIAPLWHPSSSQNIPPVIQLCGSEIEDKIDITQVVCHQLRRRISLLNCDRIPLNSNDLTAFTRRLKRECILEHKALLLNCDDTDLFDPEQRAALNQLMEEFSGFIIITTRVPLQELKCKMIRFDIPKPEPQEQLITWQVSVDELKTQLNGQSRLIPNSEQLSQDLQTLTSQFYLSTSTIRSACTAAIGQLTTQSTFSFKQALWENCRVQARPGLDKLAERIESKLTWEDLVLPPLQEHTLKQISAHVRQKAKVYENWGFAAKNRRGLGITALFSGPSGTGKTLAAGVLANELNLDLYKIELSSVVGKYVGETEKSLQRIFDGAESGGVILLFDEADSIFGKRSEVKDSKDRYANLEVSYLLQRMESYSGLAILTTNLQSNLDSAFLRRLRFVTQFSFPDAAHREKIWQRIFPSNTPTQGLAFEKLAQLNTAGGNIRIIALNAAFVAADAGEAVQMKHILTATQTEYEKLGKSLTSVEVAGWI, from the coding sequence ATGTATAGTTCAACAGATTTTAATGTCTGGTACCAAGCCAACCAACATTATTCATTTGCCGCCTTCGATCTAGTCCACAATATTTTACAAAACTTTATCAATCAATCTAAAAACGACCCTGATGCAAGATCTTCAAACACCGATTGCGATCGCTCTAAACTCCTGAATATAGCTTCTGAAATGTCATTCCCTCCAGCTTTTGAGCAAATTTGTCAAAGATTTAGACTTTCAGAATTTGAGTTTTATATACTGGTTTTTTGCGCTGCCATTGAACTCGATTCGCGTTTTCCAGGGTTATGCACTAAAGCTCATAATGATGAGAACTACTACTATCCAACATTTGGGTTAGCTCTCAGAGCCTTACCAAATACTCATTGGAGTGCATTAACTCCTGGTGGAGTACTTCGTTACTGGAAGCTCATCGATTTAGGTTCGGGGAATAGCCTTCTGAATAAACAATTGTTTATAGATGAAAGAATCCTTCATTACCTTCAAGGTATCCCAACGATAGACCCATTACTAGTAGGACTTACTGAACCACCTTCACGTTGTCCCAATCAACTAATGTCCTCTCACCAGAGCTTAGCCGATAAAATAGCCCCGTTATGGCATCCAAGCTCATCTCAAAATATTCCCCCCGTAATTCAACTGTGCGGTTCAGAAATAGAAGATAAGATAGATATTACCCAAGTCGTTTGTCACCAACTTAGGCGACGCATCAGTCTTCTGAACTGCGATCGCATTCCTCTAAACTCTAACGACTTAACTGCTTTCACTCGCCGATTGAAGAGAGAATGTATTTTAGAGCATAAAGCGCTTCTGCTCAATTGCGATGATACGGATCTTTTCGATCCAGAACAACGTGCTGCGCTCAATCAACTCATGGAGGAATTTTCAGGGTTTATCATTATCACAACGCGCGTTCCACTCCAAGAGTTAAAGTGTAAGATGATTCGCTTTGATATTCCCAAACCAGAACCCCAAGAACAGTTAATTACCTGGCAAGTCTCTGTAGACGAACTCAAAACCCAACTCAACGGACAAAGCAGGTTAATCCCAAACTCAGAACAGTTGTCTCAAGATTTGCAAACACTCACATCTCAGTTTTACCTAAGCACTTCTACAATTCGTAGTGCCTGTACCGCAGCCATTGGACAATTGACAACGCAATCTACTTTTTCCTTCAAACAGGCATTATGGGAGAATTGTCGCGTTCAAGCGCGACCTGGTTTAGATAAACTTGCAGAGCGGATTGAATCTAAATTGACTTGGGAAGATTTGGTATTACCGCCCCTACAAGAGCATACGTTGAAGCAAATTTCAGCCCACGTTCGCCAAAAGGCTAAAGTATATGAAAATTGGGGATTTGCAGCCAAGAATAGACGTGGACTGGGTATCACAGCTTTATTTTCTGGTCCTAGCGGAACGGGAAAAACACTTGCTGCTGGAGTGCTTGCCAATGAGTTAAACTTAGATCTCTATAAAATTGAATTGTCCTCAGTTGTGGGCAAATATGTTGGCGAAACCGAAAAAAGTCTCCAGCGTATTTTTGATGGAGCAGAGAGTGGTGGCGTTATTTTATTATTTGACGAAGCAGATTCAATTTTTGGTAAACGGAGTGAAGTAAAGGATTCTAAAGATCGCTACGCCAATCTTGAGGTTAGTTATTTGCTACAGCGAATGGAATCTTATTCTGGACTAGCCATTTTAACCACAAACTTGCAGAGCAATTTGGATTCTGCCTTTCTGCGACGGTTGCGCTTTGTGACTCAATTTTCTTTCCCAGATGCGGCGCATCGAGAAAAAATTTGGCAACGAATTTTTCCCTCGAATACCCCCACTCAAGGATTAGCTTTTGAAAAGCTTGCTCAGCTCAATACTGCTGGGGGAAATATCCGCATTATTGCCCTTAATGCTGCCTTTGTAGCGGCTGATGCTGGAGAAGCTGTCCAAATGAAGCATATTTTAACGGCTACTCAAACTGAGTATGAGAAATTAGGCAAGTCATTGACGAGTGTAGAAGTCGCTGGCTGGATTTAA
- a CDS encoding Pvc16 family protein, which produces MSNGLAIAAITAVFKNLLEDGLVQNAALSSMGNVLVTTLPPDQISIGVDGQPQLNLFLYQVAQNRNADLGKSDRNQPVCHQTSIEEDALPPLAINLHYVLTAYGNKDFQTEILLGYVMQLMHQTPVLSNARIRAALNHVATINRSGLLAQAIESTSVEALTEELDQVRIAPNLFNTEQMSRLWSLFQSSYRPSIAYEVSMVLNESQKSLVKSSYNSQMLYQPRINKVTASPSTNGEIVAGSSLIIYGKNLKGDVTRLRINEEENLLEPQIVEHNRILFKLPQNLQAGVQKVQVVHQQLYKYKNDEDLEVVSNEQTFVLHSIIDDNLTLALQD; this is translated from the coding sequence ATGAGTAATGGATTAGCGATCGCAGCGATAACGGCTGTATTCAAAAACTTGTTAGAAGACGGCTTAGTTCAAAATGCAGCACTGTCTAGTATGGGAAATGTGCTAGTAACCACACTTCCCCCAGACCAAATCTCTATTGGAGTCGATGGTCAACCTCAGCTAAATCTGTTTCTTTACCAAGTTGCACAAAACCGTAATGCAGACTTAGGCAAAAGCGATCGCAACCAGCCTGTCTGTCATCAAACTAGTATAGAAGAAGATGCACTTCCTCCCTTAGCCATCAATCTCCATTACGTATTGACCGCTTACGGAAACAAAGACTTTCAGACGGAAATACTGTTGGGTTATGTCATGCAGCTCATGCATCAAACTCCGGTTTTATCTAACGCTAGGATTCGAGCAGCACTAAATCATGTCGCAACCATCAATCGTTCTGGTCTTTTGGCACAAGCGATTGAATCGACTTCTGTTGAAGCTTTGACCGAGGAATTAGACCAAGTAAGGATCGCACCAAACTTGTTTAATACAGAACAGATGTCAAGATTGTGGTCGCTCTTTCAAAGTTCTTATCGACCCTCAATTGCTTACGAAGTTTCGATGGTATTGAATGAATCTCAGAAGTCTTTAGTTAAGTCAAGTTACAACTCACAGATGTTGTATCAACCGCGTATTAATAAAGTTACCGCATCTCCATCGACAAATGGCGAGATTGTCGCGGGCAGTAGTCTTATTATCTATGGGAAAAACCTTAAAGGAGATGTGACTCGGCTTCGAATAAACGAAGAAGAGAATTTATTAGAACCACAAATTGTTGAACATAACAGAATTTTGTTTAAACTGCCTCAAAATTTACAGGCTGGGGTTCAAAAGGTTCAAGTTGTTCATCAACAACTGTATAAGTATAAAAACGATGAAGATTTAGAGGTAGTGTCGAATGAGCAAACTTTCGTTTTGCATTCAATCATAGACGATAATCTTACTCTAGCTCTTCAAGACTAA
- a CDS encoding phage tail protein, with amino-acid sequence MPKKSTLLMAAGFSITLQLDGSNDSVDGVFQGCDGFDFTQEVIQFREVTNERWGKASKGRSRLTKLPGNAVGGNITLRRGMTTSKSFWLWFSSVQQGNWFKQRKNISITFHEAREAKAAFRFTEAWPTKYRIGEMKTDSSDVEIQEIEIAYEGFEQISI; translated from the coding sequence ATGCCTAAAAAATCAACTTTATTAATGGCAGCTGGCTTCTCTATAACCCTGCAACTTGATGGCTCTAATGATTCTGTGGACGGAGTTTTTCAGGGGTGTGATGGGTTTGACTTTACCCAAGAGGTTATCCAGTTTAGAGAAGTCACTAACGAGCGCTGGGGGAAGGCCAGTAAGGGACGCTCCCGCCTGACTAAGCTTCCTGGTAACGCAGTGGGTGGAAATATAACCTTACGCAGAGGTATGACTACTTCCAAAAGTTTTTGGCTATGGTTTTCGTCGGTGCAACAGGGAAATTGGTTCAAACAGCGCAAAAATATATCAATCACTTTTCATGAAGCGAGAGAGGCTAAAGCCGCCTTTCGGTTTACAGAAGCTTGGCCAACTAAATACCGGATTGGAGAGATGAAAACGGATTCAAGTGATGTAGAAATTCAGGAGATCGAGATCGCTTATGAAGGGTTTGAACAAATATCAATTTAG
- a CDS encoding phage tail protein, with translation MPESDRFVLASGFSLSGGTLGGEVIVQSFSGLEMNVEVSSNSVGNQAGGKKKLEPRPGPTTPGEPSFVCPIPRNDKKLADWWKKLNPNAQLGQYKTEDLMFTFQGDGGAVHAQWQLKGTFPMQYKVSDAETNDSELACETIQLCVTEIERMV, from the coding sequence ATGCCAGAATCAGATAGATTTGTTTTAGCCTCTGGTTTTAGCCTTAGTGGAGGCACTTTAGGCGGAGAAGTAATAGTACAAAGCTTTAGTGGTTTAGAAATGAATGTTGAAGTATCTTCTAATTCTGTCGGTAATCAGGCGGGAGGAAAGAAGAAACTAGAACCTAGACCTGGCCCAACAACGCCTGGAGAACCATCGTTTGTTTGCCCAATACCTAGAAATGATAAAAAATTAGCGGATTGGTGGAAAAAATTAAATCCTAATGCTCAGCTAGGTCAATATAAAACTGAGGATTTGATGTTCACTTTTCAAGGGGATGGTGGAGCAGTTCATGCTCAATGGCAACTAAAAGGCACTTTCCCTATGCAATACAAGGTATCTGATGCAGAAACTAACGATTCCGAGCTTGCTTGTGAAACAATTCAACTGTGCGTTACAGAAATTGAGCGGATGGTGTAA
- a CDS encoding phage tail sheath family protein, translated as MARLDYFAPGVYVEEVDRGSRPIEGVSTSVAGFIGFTEDIRGGAEIFKPMLVTSWTQYLDYFARRSSNGFTDFDAYLPFAVRGYFLNGGGRCYVTSIGTQLPGINQNQANRQAPLLEIQRRGNRPSLNLSIRPEQFDNGSITVEILNGQPRALPPASESNEENGFEENGFENNDFQKVDDLEVLHNPAEFFSLKVCRDDQVLEEYNHLSMDQNPQTQAATYVVEALKDSEYILIADIAQPGLPLTRRPLNGEYELLPPVPISTPRKFAREIEGDRGDRTGVMGIFEIDEITMISFPDLMRVYEAGILSLDQVHGVMEIMISMSEGATSGDMPGPTNRMVVLDPPPDRVKPQDVVNWLDEFGRRSMFGALYYPWVRVPNPGNAGRSILVPPSGHMMGVWGRTDETRGVHKAPANEVPKGITGLAYDVNFREQELLNPLGINCIRKFPNRGIRIWGARTLVEPDKTEWRYISVRRLISYIERSIETGTQWAVFEPNDEQLWAQARYCVMNFLERIWREGALFGATPDQAFYVKCDAENNTPETMTLGRLYVDVGVCPVRPAEFVVFRISQWNALENENNQ; from the coding sequence ATGGCTAGGTTAGACTACTTTGCCCCAGGTGTTTATGTTGAAGAAGTCGATCGCGGAAGTCGTCCGATTGAGGGCGTTAGTACATCGGTCGCAGGCTTTATTGGCTTTACTGAAGATATACGCGGTGGTGCCGAGATCTTCAAACCAATGCTAGTCACAAGCTGGACTCAGTATCTTGACTATTTTGCCCGACGCAGTTCAAATGGATTCACGGATTTCGATGCCTATTTACCTTTCGCAGTAAGAGGATATTTCCTAAACGGCGGTGGACGTTGCTATGTGACCAGTATCGGAACGCAGCTACCAGGTATCAATCAAAATCAGGCAAATCGGCAAGCACCGCTTTTAGAGATCCAAAGGCGTGGTAATCGTCCCAGCTTAAATTTATCCATCCGACCCGAACAGTTTGACAACGGATCTATTACCGTCGAAATTCTCAATGGACAGCCTCGTGCATTACCTCCAGCTAGTGAGAGCAATGAAGAAAACGGTTTTGAAGAGAATGGTTTTGAAAACAATGATTTTCAGAAAGTAGATGACTTAGAAGTACTCCACAATCCAGCAGAGTTTTTCTCTTTAAAAGTGTGCCGAGATGACCAAGTGCTTGAGGAATACAACCATCTAAGTATGGATCAAAATCCTCAAACCCAGGCTGCTACATATGTTGTTGAAGCTCTGAAAGACTCTGAGTATATTTTGATTGCAGATATCGCTCAGCCTGGACTGCCCTTAACTAGACGACCCTTAAATGGCGAATACGAGCTACTGCCTCCAGTGCCTATTTCTACACCTAGAAAATTCGCTCGTGAAATTGAAGGCGATCGCGGCGATCGAACTGGCGTGATGGGAATCTTTGAAATTGACGAGATTACAATGATCTCTTTTCCAGATTTAATGCGAGTTTATGAAGCTGGAATTTTGAGCCTTGACCAAGTTCATGGCGTCATGGAAATCATGATCTCTATGTCTGAAGGTGCCACAAGTGGCGATATGCCAGGACCAACGAATCGAATGGTAGTGTTAGATCCTCCACCCGATCGCGTTAAACCTCAAGATGTTGTTAATTGGTTAGATGAATTTGGTCGTCGTTCCATGTTTGGCGCTCTCTATTATCCGTGGGTTAGAGTACCCAATCCTGGAAACGCAGGGCGATCGATTCTAGTTCCTCCTTCTGGTCACATGATGGGCGTATGGGGCCGAACAGATGAAACGCGGGGGGTTCACAAGGCTCCTGCAAACGAAGTACCCAAGGGAATTACTGGTTTAGCCTATGATGTTAACTTTAGAGAGCAAGAACTTCTTAACCCGCTAGGGATCAACTGCATTCGTAAATTTCCTAACCGAGGAATTCGGATTTGGGGTGCCAGAACTCTGGTTGAACCAGACAAAACTGAATGGCGCTATATCAGTGTCAGAAGGCTCATTAGCTATATCGAACGCTCGATTGAAACAGGAACTCAGTGGGCTGTCTTTGAGCCAAATGACGAACAGTTGTGGGCGCAAGCGCGATATTGCGTGATGAACTTTTTGGAGCGCATCTGGCGCGAGGGAGCTTTATTTGGTGCTACTCCCGACCAAGCATTTTACGTAAAATGCGACGCTGAAAACAATACGCCTGAAACGATGACCTTGGGTCGTTTGTATGTCGATGTTGGTGTATGTCCTGTACGCCCAGCTGAATTTGTGGTCTTCCGCATTAGTCAGTGGAATGCTCTGGAAAATGAAAACAACCAATAA
- a CDS encoding Pvc16 family protein: MLNSILQTLAEMLANGAVLTSTEQIDFSHPASLENRDRDGSLNLYLYDVRINKKMPSNGRQVERHFDNLRPIAQVSKSPSWFDISIVITARDRTVLGEHQLLSETLLLLMRSPLLQEEFLTPDLRGHGNLSLSVTNDPPIDVGSLWSSLSVPIRPAIYLTVTVPFNVWRKTIVPLVTERSFGVDNSISDISRSKAKVQRVAVAGIIKNILNSEPLRRVEIVLEGTEKLAISNREGYFFFENLTFGNYTLHLKRFGYQSKSCDVFVGEESYVPKEILLMPS; encoded by the coding sequence ATGTTGAATTCGATTCTTCAAACCCTTGCTGAAATGTTGGCTAACGGAGCTGTTCTCACTAGCACTGAGCAAATAGACTTTAGTCATCCTGCAAGTTTAGAAAATAGAGATAGAGACGGATCGCTTAATCTCTATCTCTATGATGTTCGAATCAATAAAAAAATGCCAAGTAATGGCAGGCAGGTTGAACGCCATTTTGATAACTTACGGCCAATTGCACAAGTTTCTAAATCACCCAGTTGGTTTGATATCTCCATTGTTATTACAGCTCGCGATCGCACTGTATTAGGAGAGCATCAACTTTTGTCTGAAACTTTACTACTGTTAATGCGCAGTCCCCTATTGCAGGAAGAGTTTCTAACTCCTGACCTTCGCGGTCACGGTAACTTATCGTTATCAGTTACTAACGATCCGCCTATTGATGTAGGAAGTTTATGGAGTTCTCTTTCTGTTCCTATACGACCTGCTATTTATTTAACAGTAACTGTTCCCTTTAATGTATGGAGAAAAACAATCGTACCTTTGGTCACTGAACGAAGCTTTGGTGTTGATAATTCAATTTCAGATATTAGCAGAAGCAAAGCTAAAGTTCAGCGAGTTGCTGTTGCTGGGATTATTAAAAACATTCTAAATTCAGAGCCATTAAGACGAGTTGAGATCGTACTTGAAGGAACCGAAAAACTAGCAATCAGCAACAGAGAAGGGTATTTCTTCTTTGAGAACCTGACTTTTGGAAACTACACTTTACATCTTAAACGATTCGGCTATCAGTCTAAGAGTTGCGATGTTTTTGTAGGCGAAGAATCATATGTTCCCAAAGAGATATTACTTATGCCCTCCTAG
- a CDS encoding phosphate/phosphite/phosphonate ABC transporter substrate-binding protein, translating to MPLHLSRRSFFLQSIILSLAVGACKSAQKNTVPLVIGVIDYDQDEQLINRYTSFNRYLSSILKAHIEIEPTFNERKALDRIQSQAWSLVFAPPGVAAIAIADFQYLPLFPMQEDVTNLRSIFVVRNDSSIRELRQLEEKTIALGQVGSITGYYFPIYNLYGLTLAEVLLAPTPKTILEWVARKKVTAGALSTKEFNLYSSQFSQTKFRVFYTDSHTVPPSSILLAPTVDRTYQDRIIEVMRNAPPDVVQKASYVPNAPVPNYEYTISVVQRVRAIASDLNIAHK from the coding sequence ATGCCTTTACATCTCTCACGTCGCTCGTTCTTTCTTCAATCTATAATTTTATCTTTGGCGGTTGGTGCCTGCAAATCGGCACAAAAAAACACCGTTCCTTTGGTTATTGGTGTCATTGATTATGACCAAGACGAACAACTTATCAACCGCTATACAAGTTTTAATCGCTACTTAAGTTCGATATTAAAAGCACATATTGAAATCGAGCCAACTTTCAATGAGCGCAAAGCGTTGGATCGCATTCAGAGCCAAGCTTGGTCTTTGGTCTTTGCACCTCCTGGAGTAGCAGCAATAGCCATTGCCGATTTTCAGTACCTTCCTCTTTTTCCCATGCAGGAGGACGTAACTAATCTCCGCTCTATTTTTGTCGTTCGTAATGATAGCTCAATTCGGGAATTGAGGCAATTGGAGGAAAAAACTATTGCCTTGGGTCAAGTTGGCTCGATTACGGGGTATTATTTCCCAATTTATAATCTTTACGGTTTAACCCTTGCCGAAGTCTTACTCGCACCAACACCCAAAACCATTCTTGAATGGGTTGCTCGAAAAAAGGTAACTGCGGGGGCACTTTCTACCAAAGAATTCAATCTTTACAGCTCACAATTTAGCCAGACAAAGTTTAGAGTCTTTTATACTGACTCTCACACAGTTCCTCCCAGTTCCATTTTGCTCGCACCGACTGTAGATCGGACTTACCAAGATCGAATCATCGAAGTTATGAGGAATGCACCTCCCGATGTGGTTCAGAAAGCAAGCTATGTTCCAAACGCGCCAGTACCGAATTATGAATACACAATATCAGTGGTTCAGCGAGTTAGAGCGATTGCCTCGGATTTAAATATCGCGCACAAATAA